A stretch of the Photobacterium sp. CCB-ST2H9 genome encodes the following:
- the lysC gene encoding lysine-sensitive aspartokinase 3 has translation MSPVHFSSAQNAEITVAKFGGTSVADYVAMSRSAKIVMNNPNTKLVLISACSGVTNILVELANGVADAEHRTSLMERLRAIHHSVLADLQQPEAVAGKIEALLDQVAEIATQTAVQKSAELTDQLVANGELLSTYLFTQIMCEMGADAVRYDIRDVMRTDSRFGKASPEPEMIRQLTEEKLLPLLQDNIVVSQGFIGSDELGRTTTLGRGGSDYSAALMAEAIDAGTLEIWTDVPGMYTTDPRIAPKATPIKEISFSEASEMANFGAKILHPSTLIPAVRRQIPVFVGSSKAPEQGGTWIRKSVSDAPLFRALALRNNQTLITLTSLNMFHAYGFLAEVFRILAEHKVSVDLISTSEVSVSLTMDQTDTGGGAPTLPPGAHAALSELCRVEIEQDLCLISLIGNRMSQTAGSVSTVFNTLDEYKLRMICYGASPHNLCFLVKTEHALPIAQNLHSKIFE, from the coding sequence TTGAGCCCTGTACATTTTTCTTCAGCGCAGAACGCTGAAATTACTGTCGCAAAATTTGGCGGCACAAGTGTGGCCGATTACGTAGCAATGAGCCGCAGTGCCAAGATCGTGATGAATAATCCGAATACCAAGCTGGTTTTAATCAGTGCGTGCTCCGGTGTGACCAATATTCTGGTCGAACTGGCCAACGGCGTCGCTGATGCTGAGCACCGTACCAGCCTGATGGAGCGCCTGCGTGCCATCCATCACAGTGTACTGGCGGACCTGCAGCAACCAGAAGCCGTTGCCGGAAAGATTGAGGCGCTGCTGGATCAGGTTGCAGAGATTGCAACTCAGACCGCAGTCCAGAAATCTGCTGAACTGACCGATCAACTGGTCGCGAACGGCGAACTGCTGTCAACTTACCTGTTTACCCAAATTATGTGCGAAATGGGTGCCGATGCCGTCCGCTATGATATCCGTGACGTCATGCGTACCGACAGCCGCTTCGGAAAAGCCAGCCCGGAACCTGAGATGATCCGTCAGCTGACAGAAGAAAAGCTGTTGCCATTGCTGCAGGATAACATTGTGGTTTCTCAAGGCTTCATCGGCAGTGATGAACTGGGCCGTACCACAACGCTGGGCCGCGGCGGCAGCGACTACAGCGCCGCGCTGATGGCTGAAGCGATCGATGCCGGTACGCTGGAAATCTGGACTGACGTCCCTGGGATGTATACCACCGATCCGCGTATTGCCCCGAAAGCGACGCCTATCAAGGAAATCAGCTTCAGCGAAGCTTCTGAGATGGCAAACTTTGGTGCCAAAATTCTTCACCCGTCTACACTGATCCCGGCGGTTCGCCGTCAGATCCCTGTGTTTGTGGGCTCTTCCAAAGCACCAGAGCAAGGCGGGACCTGGATCCGTAAATCGGTCAGTGATGCCCCCCTGTTCCGTGCGCTGGCCCTGCGCAACAATCAAACTCTGATCACCCTGACCAGTCTGAACATGTTTCATGCTTACGGCTTCCTGGCGGAAGTGTTCCGTATTCTGGCTGAACACAAAGTTTCAGTCGATCTGATTTCGACTTCTGAAGTCAGCGTTTCTCTGACCATGGATCAGACGGACACTGGCGGCGGCGCGCCAACGCTTCCTCCGGGAGCACATGCGGCCCTCAGCGAGCTGTGCCGAGTTGAGATCGAACAGGATCTGTGTCTGATCTCTCTGATCGGAAACCGCATGAGCCAGACCGCAGGTTCCGTCAGCACTGTCTTCAACACGCTGGATGAATACAAGCTGCGGATGATTTGTTACGGTGCCAGCCCGCACAACCTGTGCTTCCTGGTGAAAACCGAACACGCACTTCCGATTGCCCAGAATCTGCACAGTAAGATTTTCGAGTAA
- a CDS encoding alanine--glyoxylate aminotransferase family protein, with protein sequence MTIQSFYPPQRTLMGPGPSDIYPQVLQALSRPTLGHLDPLFIGMMDELKVLLQYAFQTTNPFTIAVSAPGSAGMEACFVNLVEPGDKVIVCRNGVFGDRMRENVVRCGGEAVLVDNEWGEPVDPLAVEAVLKAHPDAKILAFVHAETSTGALSDAETLSKLAREHGCLTIVDAVTSLGGVPLKVDEWQLDAVYSGSQKCLSCVPGLSPLTFSPRAVEAIQQRKTPVQSWFLDQSLVLAYWSGEGKRSYHHTAPVNSLYALHEALVRLQNEGLENAWQRHAEMHQSLREGLEAMGIRFVVEEKSRLPQLNAVYIPDGVDDAKVRQTLLEKYNLEIGAGLGALAGKAWRIGLMGYAARNENVALCLKALEDVLK encoded by the coding sequence ATGACAATTCAGAGTTTTTATCCGCCGCAGCGTACCCTGATGGGACCCGGCCCCTCAGATATTTATCCTCAGGTGCTGCAGGCGCTCAGTCGCCCGACTTTGGGCCATCTTGACCCATTATTCATCGGAATGATGGATGAACTGAAAGTCTTGCTTCAGTATGCATTTCAGACCACGAACCCGTTTACTATTGCCGTCTCTGCGCCGGGCAGTGCCGGGATGGAAGCGTGTTTTGTTAATCTGGTCGAGCCGGGCGATAAGGTGATTGTCTGCCGCAACGGGGTCTTTGGCGATCGGATGCGGGAAAATGTTGTTCGCTGCGGTGGTGAAGCCGTGCTGGTGGATAACGAATGGGGCGAGCCGGTTGATCCGTTGGCTGTTGAAGCGGTACTGAAAGCCCATCCGGATGCCAAGATCCTGGCCTTTGTTCATGCGGAAACCTCCACTGGAGCGCTCAGTGATGCCGAAACGTTGTCGAAACTGGCACGTGAACATGGCTGCCTGACGATTGTGGATGCGGTGACGTCACTGGGTGGTGTGCCGCTCAAAGTGGATGAATGGCAGCTCGATGCGGTGTACTCCGGCAGTCAGAAATGTCTGTCCTGTGTGCCGGGGCTGTCTCCGCTGACTTTTTCTCCCCGTGCGGTTGAGGCCATTCAGCAGCGTAAGACACCGGTACAGAGCTGGTTCCTGGACCAGAGCCTGGTTCTGGCATACTGGAGCGGCGAAGGCAAGCGGAGTTACCATCATACAGCGCCGGTGAACAGCCTGTACGCATTGCATGAAGCGCTGGTCCGTCTGCAAAATGAAGGGCTGGAAAATGCCTGGCAGCGTCACGCTGAGATGCATCAGTCGCTGCGTGAAGGCCTGGAAGCCATGGGAATTCGTTTTGTTGTTGAGGAAAAGAGCCGTTTGCCGCAACTCAACGCGGTCTACATTCCTGATGGTGTGGATGATGCTAAAGTGCGTCAGACCCTGCTGGAAAAATATAATCTGGAAATTGGCGCGGGTCTGGGGGCGCTGGCCGGAAAGGCTTGGCGTATCGGACTGATGGGGTATGCTGCCCGCAATGAAAATGTGGCGCTGTGTCTGAAAGCGTTGGAAGATGTATTGAAATAA
- a CDS encoding PglL family O-oligosaccharyltransferase, which translates to MTVIQLRGTRLAAATISKPLTRPFILALTFLFLLTMHYFQHNQGGSGLELPFNVSSWIPFSFAIAIGFLEISRQKILRYSRLTLVLFLCCLLLTLPVFYPEASPQAAANRLFALWAGWLFFVALQQFAFSQKQRQQILWLILKAVWLQTALAWYQFLWISPENAIGYNTDINRPYGIFQQPNVMASFLATGLILSAYLLARQPAYQRRWTLAQLGLMLTPVAIVPMLIVLSSRTGWLAAVVGVLLILPYLTQFAARAKWRLWLLMVMMGLSLAWNLTSTLQWSPQPGRASLESARTVIYPQVTEMFLHAPMRGVGYGNFEHAYLMQTAQWHQADPAQPYGLAGLDHPHNELLFWASEGGILPLLALLIAAAAVLAKIRRAPANTQLALVALLFPITLHTQLEYPFYHSLVHWVVFLFLLYWIDSLSAKYFKQPLRFHQPFKVGGILLPACISAFMLTTLYSGAMLTRFEATSPPDLTALEKVNNTWAWRHRFEWDFYQTQLKVGIHQNNPELIQGFITWADHMARELPRPILYQYLIRAHQALDNHRQAEHVREEARYLFPGLDFTEQALPVFAQPALETENDQASLGNTQG; encoded by the coding sequence GTGACAGTCATTCAATTACGGGGCACCCGACTGGCTGCTGCCACGATCAGCAAACCCCTGACGCGCCCCTTTATCCTGGCGCTGACTTTCCTGTTTCTGCTGACCATGCACTACTTTCAGCACAATCAGGGAGGGTCCGGACTCGAGCTCCCGTTCAATGTCAGCAGCTGGATTCCGTTCAGTTTTGCCATCGCGATTGGTTTCCTGGAAATCAGCCGTCAGAAAATCCTGCGCTATTCACGCCTGACGCTGGTGCTCTTTCTCTGCTGCCTCCTGCTGACTCTTCCGGTCTTTTATCCGGAGGCGAGCCCTCAGGCAGCAGCCAACCGACTGTTTGCGCTCTGGGCTGGCTGGCTGTTTTTTGTTGCACTTCAGCAATTTGCTTTCAGCCAGAAACAGCGTCAGCAAATTCTGTGGCTGATCCTCAAAGCGGTCTGGTTACAAACAGCGCTGGCCTGGTATCAGTTTCTCTGGATCTCTCCCGAGAATGCCATAGGGTATAACACAGACATCAACCGACCTTACGGCATCTTTCAGCAACCCAATGTCATGGCCAGTTTTCTGGCCACCGGCCTGATCCTGTCTGCCTATCTGCTGGCCCGCCAGCCCGCATATCAGCGCCGCTGGACACTGGCTCAGCTGGGGCTTATGCTGACGCCGGTTGCCATTGTGCCCATGCTGATTGTTCTCAGCTCACGGACCGGCTGGCTTGCAGCTGTCGTCGGGGTATTGCTGATCCTGCCGTACCTGACCCAGTTTGCCGCCCGGGCGAAATGGCGTCTGTGGTTACTGATGGTCATGATGGGGCTGAGTCTGGCCTGGAACCTGACCAGTACACTGCAATGGTCTCCACAGCCGGGCCGAGCCTCTCTGGAAAGTGCCCGGACAGTGATCTACCCACAAGTCACAGAGATGTTCCTGCATGCGCCCATGCGGGGCGTCGGATACGGCAATTTCGAACATGCCTATCTGATGCAGACGGCGCAATGGCATCAGGCCGATCCAGCGCAGCCTTACGGATTGGCCGGTCTGGACCATCCGCACAACGAACTGCTGTTCTGGGCCAGTGAAGGCGGGATCCTGCCGCTGCTGGCGCTGCTCATTGCAGCCGCCGCCGTGCTGGCAAAAATAAGGCGCGCCCCGGCCAATACCCAGTTGGCACTGGTGGCCCTGTTGTTCCCGATCACGTTGCACACCCAGCTGGAGTATCCGTTCTACCACTCGCTGGTTCATTGGGTGGTCTTTCTGTTTCTGCTGTACTGGATCGACTCGCTGAGCGCCAAGTATTTCAAACAGCCGCTGCGGTTTCACCAGCCATTCAAAGTCGGGGGGATCCTGCTGCCCGCCTGTATCAGCGCATTTATGCTCACGACACTCTACTCCGGGGCGATGCTGACCCGCTTTGAAGCCACTTCACCGCCCGATCTGACTGCCCTTGAGAAAGTGAACAATACCTGGGCCTGGCGACACCGGTTCGAATGGGATTTTTATCAGACCCAGCTGAAAGTAGGGATTCACCAGAACAACCCTGAGCTGATACAGGGATTTATCACCTGGGCTGATCACATGGCCCGGGAGTTACCGCGCCCGATTCTGTATCAGTATCTGATCCGCGCCCATCAGGCACTGGACAATCACCGCCAGGCTGAACATGTACGGGAAGAGGCCCGGTACCTGTTCCCGGGGCTGGATTTCACAGAGCAGGCATTGCCGGTATTTGCTCAGCCTGCTCTGGAAACAGAAAACGATCAGGCCAGCCTTGGGAATACACAAGGTTAA
- the uvrA gene encoding excinuclease ABC subunit UvrA — protein MDKIEVRGARTHNLKNINLTIPRDKLIVITGLSGSGKSSLAFDTLYAEGQRRYVESLSAYARQFLSLMEKPDVDHIEGLSPAISIEQKSTSHNPRSTVGTITEIYDYLRLLFARVGEPRCPTHDVPLAAQTISQMVDKVLTLPEGSKLMLLAPIVKERKGEHLKTLANLSAQGYIRARIDGEVCDLSDPPTLELHKKHTIEVVVDRFKVRDDLQQRLAESFETALELSGGTVVISPMDDGDMEELIFSANFACPHCGYSMRELEPRLFSFNNPAGACGTCDGLGVQQYFDPVRVVQNKELSLAGGAIRGWDKRNYYYFQMLSSLAEHYDFDVEAPFNTLPNRVQKVLLQGSGTTNIEFKYINDRGDVTVRRHPFEGILNNMERRYRETESNAVREDLVKYISTKPCASCHGSRLREEARHVFIEQTNLPHVSEMSISQALDFFTELTLEGQRAQIADKILKEINDRLTFLVNVGLNYLNLSRSAETLSGGEAQRIRLASQIGAGLVGVMYVLDEPSIGLHQRDNERLLSTLTRLRDLGNTVLVVEHDEDAIRCADHIIDIGPGAGVHGGQVIAEGTLEDILSSQESLTGHYLSGKKQIEVPAERTPMDAEKIVQLTGARGNNLKKVDVSIPVGLMTCVTGVSGSGKSTLINDTFFRIAHHELNGATSGEPAPYDDIQGLEHLDKVIDIDQSPIGRTPRSNPATYTGIFTPIRELFSGTQESRSRGYKPGRFSFNVKGGRCEACQGDGVIKVEMHFLPDVYVPCDSCKGKRYNRETLEVKYKGKAIDEVLEMTVEDARTFFDPVPAIARKLQTLMDVGLSYIRLGQAATTLSGGEAQRVKLARELSKRDTGKTLYILDEPTTGLHFHDIQQLLSVLHKLRDHGNTIVVIEHNLDVIKTADWIIDLGPEGGNGGGEIIASGTPEQVAEVAGSHTARFLKPLLPALAAQQA, from the coding sequence ATGGATAAGATCGAAGTCAGGGGTGCCCGCACCCACAATCTCAAAAATATCAACCTGACTATCCCCCGGGATAAACTGATTGTGATTACCGGCCTGTCAGGTTCCGGCAAATCTTCCCTGGCCTTCGATACCCTGTATGCCGAAGGTCAGCGACGCTATGTCGAGTCATTGTCGGCTTATGCCCGCCAGTTCCTGTCACTGATGGAAAAACCGGATGTCGACCACATTGAAGGTCTATCACCAGCCATTTCCATCGAGCAGAAATCAACGTCGCACAACCCGCGTTCAACCGTTGGTACCATTACCGAAATCTACGACTATCTGCGTCTGTTGTTTGCCCGGGTCGGTGAGCCGCGTTGTCCGACCCATGATGTCCCGCTGGCCGCCCAGACCATCAGCCAGATGGTCGATAAAGTGCTGACGCTGCCGGAAGGCAGTAAGCTGATGCTGCTGGCCCCAATCGTGAAAGAACGGAAAGGCGAGCACCTGAAAACCCTAGCCAATCTGTCAGCTCAGGGCTATATCCGTGCCCGGATTGACGGGGAAGTCTGCGATCTGTCCGATCCGCCGACACTGGAATTACACAAAAAGCACACCATTGAAGTTGTCGTGGATCGCTTTAAAGTCCGCGATGATCTCCAGCAGCGTCTGGCTGAATCCTTTGAAACGGCGCTGGAACTGTCCGGCGGGACCGTCGTGATCAGCCCGATGGACGACGGTGACATGGAAGAGCTGATCTTTTCCGCGAACTTTGCCTGTCCCCATTGTGGCTACAGCATGCGTGAACTGGAACCACGCCTGTTCTCCTTCAACAACCCGGCCGGTGCCTGCGGAACCTGTGACGGACTGGGCGTACAGCAGTACTTTGACCCGGTTCGAGTCGTTCAGAATAAAGAACTGAGTCTGGCTGGCGGTGCAATTCGCGGCTGGGATAAGCGCAACTATTATTATTTCCAGATGCTGAGCTCACTGGCTGAACATTACGATTTCGATGTCGAAGCCCCCTTTAACACCCTGCCGAACAGAGTACAGAAAGTCCTGCTGCAAGGGTCGGGTACGACCAACATCGAATTCAAGTACATCAATGATCGCGGCGATGTCACGGTGCGCCGCCACCCGTTTGAGGGCATCCTCAACAACATGGAGCGCCGATACCGCGAAACTGAATCCAATGCGGTTCGGGAAGATCTGGTCAAATATATCTCAACCAAACCCTGTGCCAGCTGTCACGGCTCCCGCCTGCGTGAAGAAGCGCGTCATGTCTTTATCGAGCAGACCAACCTGCCTCATGTCAGCGAGATGAGCATCAGTCAGGCACTGGATTTCTTCACCGAGCTGACCCTGGAAGGCCAGCGTGCACAAATTGCCGATAAAATCCTGAAGGAAATCAATGACCGTCTGACCTTTCTGGTCAACGTCGGCCTGAACTACCTCAACCTGTCACGCAGTGCTGAAACCCTGTCGGGCGGCGAAGCCCAGCGGATCCGTCTGGCCAGCCAGATCGGTGCTGGTCTGGTCGGAGTCATGTATGTGCTGGATGAACCCTCGATTGGCCTCCACCAGCGTGATAATGAACGTCTGCTCAGTACCCTGACCCGCCTGCGCGATTTGGGGAACACCGTGCTGGTCGTCGAGCACGATGAAGATGCGATTCGCTGTGCCGATCATATTATTGATATCGGTCCGGGCGCCGGCGTCCACGGCGGCCAAGTCATTGCCGAGGGGACACTGGAGGACATTCTGTCTTCTCAGGAATCTCTGACCGGTCACTATCTGAGCGGTAAAAAACAGATTGAAGTTCCGGCTGAGCGGACCCCGATGGATGCAGAGAAAATCGTCCAGCTGACCGGTGCCCGCGGCAACAACCTGAAAAAGGTAGATGTCTCAATCCCGGTTGGTCTGATGACCTGCGTCACCGGTGTCTCCGGCTCGGGCAAATCCACCCTGATCAACGACACCTTCTTCCGGATCGCCCACCATGAACTAAATGGTGCCACTTCCGGCGAACCGGCGCCATATGACGATATTCAGGGACTGGAACATCTGGACAAGGTGATCGACATCGATCAGAGCCCGATCGGCCGGACACCACGCTCTAATCCGGCGACCTATACCGGTATCTTTACCCCGATCCGTGAGCTGTTTTCAGGGACGCAGGAATCCCGTTCCCGGGGTTACAAACCGGGCCGCTTCAGTTTTAACGTGAAAGGCGGCCGCTGCGAGGCCTGCCAGGGCGACGGGGTGATCAAAGTTGAGATGCACTTCTTGCCGGATGTTTATGTGCCTTGTGACAGCTGTAAAGGCAAGCGCTACAACCGGGAAACTCTGGAAGTGAAGTATAAAGGCAAAGCCATTGACGAAGTTCTGGAGATGACGGTCGAAGACGCCCGGACATTTTTTGATCCTGTCCCCGCAATTGCCCGAAAACTGCAAACCCTGATGGATGTCGGTTTATCCTATATTCGTCTGGGTCAGGCTGCGACCACCTTGTCCGGCGGAGAAGCGCAACGGGTGAAACTTGCACGTGAGCTGTCCAAGCGCGATACAGGTAAGACCCTGTATATTCTGGATGAACCAACAACCGGGCTGCACTTCCACGACATTCAGCAACTGCTGAGCGTACTGCATAAACTGCGCGATCACGGCAACACCATTGTGGTCATTGAACACAATCTTGACGTGATCAAAACCGCAGACTGGATCATTGATCTGGGACCGGAAGGCGGCAACGGCGGTGGTGAAATCATTGCCTCGGGTACACCGGAACAGGTTGCGGAAGTGGCCGGGTCGCATACAGCCCGCTTCCTCAAGCCCCTGTTACCGGCACTGGCCGCTCAGCAGGCTTAA
- a CDS encoding single-stranded DNA-binding protein, whose protein sequence is MASRGVNKVILVGNLGNDPEIRYMPNGGAVANITIATSETWRDKATGEQREKTEWHRVVLFGKLAEVAGEYLRKGSQVYIEGQLQTRKWQDQSGQDRFTTEVVVQGFNGVMQMLGGRQGGQGAPMGGQQQGGWGQPQQPQQQQQQQQSYAPQQQSAPQQSQPQYNEPPMDFDDDIPF, encoded by the coding sequence ATGGCCAGTCGTGGCGTGAATAAAGTTATCCTGGTAGGTAACTTAGGCAATGATCCTGAAATCCGTTATATGCCAAACGGCGGTGCAGTAGCAAATATTACCATTGCTACTTCTGAAACATGGCGTGACAAAGCGACCGGCGAGCAGCGTGAAAAAACTGAGTGGCACCGTGTTGTGCTGTTCGGCAAGCTGGCTGAAGTTGCTGGTGAGTACCTGCGGAAAGGATCTCAGGTTTATATTGAAGGTCAGCTGCAAACCCGTAAGTGGCAGGATCAGAGCGGTCAGGATCGCTTCACCACTGAAGTTGTGGTTCAGGGCTTTAACGGTGTGATGCAAATGCTGGGCGGCCGTCAGGGCGGTCAGGGTGCCCCAATGGGTGGTCAGCAGCAGGGCGGTTGGGGCCAGCCTCAGCAGCCACAACAGCAGCAACAGCAACAGCAGAGCTATGCGCCGCAGCAACAGTCTGCGCCTCAGCAGTCTCAGCCTCAGTACAATGAACCACCAATGGATTTCGACGACGATATCCCATTCTGA
- a CDS encoding LysR family transcriptional regulator — protein MDWITCTKSFVTVVEQGSLAQAASTLNTSSSALSKRLSWLEKQLGVQLLKRTTRNLTVTEAGKVFYRRSVHLLDDWQQILAETTSTFGEVRGVLRIGAPLATGSRVLVHYLDEFLQTYPNIQVELHTVTPGQLPDLNLDVFISRELTDFNSTSYIATRLFSFQAGFYASPGYLEDRPAIESPEQLTQHNCLLFGNHGHEQEHIFENNRRLRLRGNFTTQNPEALVAAAVAGMGLILVGQNTVRRELSNGLLVPVLPELKQPLNAAYAYYPKLNYNHTKTKLFIDFIKQKAGASG, from the coding sequence ATGGACTGGATCACCTGCACCAAAAGTTTTGTCACTGTTGTGGAACAGGGTTCACTGGCCCAGGCAGCCAGCACACTCAATACATCCAGCTCAGCACTGTCCAAGCGGCTGTCCTGGCTGGAGAAACAGCTGGGCGTCCAGTTGCTCAAACGGACAACCCGCAACCTGACCGTGACCGAGGCAGGCAAAGTCTTCTATCGCCGCAGTGTTCACCTGCTCGATGACTGGCAGCAGATCCTGGCGGAAACCACCTCGACCTTTGGTGAGGTCCGGGGGGTACTGCGTATCGGCGCACCGCTGGCGACAGGCAGCCGGGTGCTGGTGCACTATCTGGATGAATTTCTGCAAACCTATCCCAATATTCAGGTCGAACTGCACACGGTTACGCCGGGCCAGCTGCCGGACCTGAATCTGGATGTGTTTATCAGCCGGGAGCTGACCGACTTTAATTCCACCAGCTATATTGCCACCCGGCTGTTCAGTTTTCAGGCCGGTTTCTATGCCTCGCCGGGGTACCTGGAAGACCGACCGGCCATTGAAAGTCCGGAGCAGCTGACGCAGCACAACTGCCTGCTGTTCGGCAACCATGGTCATGAGCAGGAGCATATCTTTGAAAACAACCGCCGGTTGCGATTGCGCGGCAACTTTACCACACAAAACCCGGAAGCTCTGGTGGCAGCCGCAGTGGCTGGTATGGGTCTGATCCTGGTGGGTCAAAATACCGTCAGACGCGAACTGAGCAATGGCCTGCTGGTGCCGGTTTTACCCGAGCTCAAGCAGCCTCTGAATGCTGCTTACGCCTATTACCCCAAGCTGAATTACAATCACACCAAAACCAAGCTGTTTATTGATTTTATCAAGCAAAAAGCCGGGGCGTCAGGATAG